The Candidatus Mancarchaeum acidiphilum sequence ACCTCCCTCTACGCCAATCAAAAGGTATTTATAATTTATATGGCATAACTTAGTGTCAATCCTATAAGTCGTATTTTTAAATACGAGTATTAGCAAAGATAATAAACATGAATTTATGGTGCTTTTATGGCGGACGGAGAAATAATGAAGATGACTATGAAGGATATACACGTAGGAAGGTATATAATAATAGACGGAGTGCCATGCAAAGTGGTAGATATAGAAACGAGCTCTCCAGGAAAGCACGGATCTGCAAAAATGAGGGTTACCGCAATGGGAATATTCGATGGCAGCAAAAAGACCTTGTTGAAGCCAAGCGATGCAGATGCTGATGTGCCAGTAATAAAGAAGAAAAAAGCACAAGTAGTATCAATATCTGGAAATTCTGCGCAGATTATGGATTCTGAAACTTATGAAGTTTATGATCTGCCAATACCTGAGGAACTAGACGGTAAGGTAGTCGCAGGTTCCGAAGTTGAAATATTGGAGGCAATGGGAAAGAGGGCAATATCAAAAACAGTATAAAGGTGAATTTAATGGAATTAAAGATAGCAAAGAATGAAGACAATGAATTATTTAATAGGAAAAATGTAACCTTCAACGTAATCGGTTATGACGCAACACCCTCAAAAGAGGTAGTAAAAGAGGAACTTTGCAAGAAGATTAATGCACTTCCGGATATGACTGTAATAGTTAATCTAAGCCAGGAATCTGGAATGAGAAGGCTAAATGGGATGGCCCATGTTTACAGCAACAAGGAAGACATCGATAAGTATGAGAGAGATTACATACTTAAAAGAAGCGAAAAGAAAAACGCTAAAAAAGAAGGCGAAAAATAAATAATCAGTGGTATAAATGGCAAACGATAAAGAAAATAAGAAGTTCAAAGCTTATTCATCAGGAAAGATGTGCCCTAAATGCAACTCAAAAATGGCTTCCCATAAAGACAGATACGCTTGTGGTAAATGTGGATACACAGAATTCAAGCACAAAGAAGGCGAAAAGAAGGAGTAATCGCTCCGATTTGCCTCTGGAAAGCAGCAAACCTAATCACAATGAAGCTTGCCCTAATGAAGCAATCGAGAAACAGGGCAAGGATTCTTATAAGGCAAGATACATATTCTACTTTTTTTCCATTTTGCTTATATCAATAGCAATTGCATCAGTTGTACTGTATTACGATTCAATATTAAGCAATAACTCAGCTGATATAATCTCTACTATATCCATATCTCTTCTGTTCCCATCTATAGTAATATCATATATGATGGCCAAGGGAAATAATATAAGCGGTATAATAAAATCCTTAGGCTTATCAAGGGATAAGTTAAACTTCAAATACATCATTATAGGCATTGTATTATTTGCTGCAATTATGGGATTGGATCTTGCGTTCAGTTCAATAGCTGCATATTTGCATATATCTTTTCCCACAAATGTAAAGCAGGTTTTTTCCGGAATGCCCTTATACTTTTTGATTTTTTCATTCACTGTAGCACCAATAGATGAAGAAATTCTTTTCCGCGGTTTTTTGGTGCCAAGGATAGGTGTAATACAGAGTGCATTTCTATTCGCGATACTGCATTTTGGCTATGGTTCAATATCTGAGATACTGTTTGCTTTTATCTTTGGTTTAATGGCAGGTTATGCCTTTAAAAGGACCAAGTCGTTATACATATCAATAATAGGGCATATATTGGTTAATATGCTTACAATAATATTGCTTTTTGTAATTTAATCCCTAATTTGACAATATAAAAGCAATAATTTAAGTGTGCTTCAGGCAAATCAATTAAAATACTAAAAGCAAGATGATTAAAATAGATATTAACAAAGTGAGCGTGAAATCCCACCTGCTTTAGCGGTGGGATGAAAGCGAACCGCAAGACAAAAAGATATAAAAGTTTCAAGAAATAAATACATAAGAAAGTGAATGGCAATGGAACTGACAAGAGCCTATAAATTCAGGATCTATCCAGATACTAAAAGGCAGTCTGAGATAGATGAAAGGCTAATCCTTGCGCAGCAGTTCTACAACAAGATTCTGGAGAAGTCCATTGAATCCTATAAGAATGGAGAGGCAAAAGCCTCAATGGCACAGTTCAACAGGTTCGTCAAAGAAATAATCCAAGATGACAAGAGATACCTGAAACTATACTCGCAGACGAGATGCGAGATTGAATATAGGCTTCTCAAGGCATATCAAAACTTCTTCAGGAGAATAAAGGAAGGAAACAGGAAGGCAGGATTCCCGAGGTTCAAGTCAAGGGACCGGTACAAGTCAATAACATATCCTCAGTACAATGGGTCTTTCTCGATAAAGAGGGGCAGGCTGAGAGTCTCGAGGATAGGCACAATGAGAATAGAACTGCATAGGAAGATTGAAGGCACAATCAAGACTCTTTCAATAAAAAGGGAAGGAAAGGATTATTACGCCATCTTCACCACAGCAAACGAAATAAAGATTCCGCAATTGGAGGACACAAACCCTGTCGGAATAGATATGGGTTTGCATTCATTTATTGCGATGTCATCTGGAATGAAGATAGAGAAGCCAAGGTTTGTGAGGAAGAGGGCAAAGCATCTTGCAAGATGGCAAAGAAGAATTGCAAAGAGGGAAAAAGGCAGCAAAAGAAGGGAAAATGCAAAGAATCATCTACAAAAGGAATGGGAACACGTTACAGAGCAATCAGATGACTTCTCCCACAAACTTTCTAACAAATTGGTAAATTCAGGATATACTTCATTCGCAGTAGAGGATTTGCACATTCAAAACATGGCAAAAAACCATAATCTTGCGCAGGCAATCTATAATGCTTCATGGAACAAGTTCATCCAAATGCTCTCATACAAGGCTGAAAGTGCCGGCATGAAGGTAATAAGTGTAGATGAAAGAAACACGACACAGGAATGCAGCAACTGCCACTGCATAAGGGAAGGCGGCGAAAGGCTGACTCTAGAAGACAGAGTCTACAACTGCAATAGATGCGGTATGCAGTTAGACAGAGATGTAAATGCATCAATAAACATATTGCACAGAGCAACTACCCTCGGACAGAGGGGAAGTTACGCTCAGGGAGATATGGCCTCTGCGGTTCAACAGGAACTGAAAAGTCGCATCGCTGAACTGAGAACCGATAAAACACATCCTTTGCGGGATGCGGTGTTTGCATGAATGCAGAGGAAGCCCACACCGCTTGCGGGTGGAAGGATGTCACATTAATATTGGTAGGATCTGAATACCAGATTAACCTTGGTTATATAGCAAGAGCGGCCAAAAATTTTGGAATAAGCGAGATTAGGTTAGTCAATCCAAAATGCAATCATTTAGGCAAGCAGGCCATAAGGTTTTCAAAACACGCAAGGGAGCTTCTTGAGTCGGCAAAGATATACCAAAGTCTGAATGATGCAATTGAAGGTTCAGACTTTGTGATAGGCACTACCGCAATCTGGCACAAAGCAGAGGAAGCAAAGAGCAATATATACTCCTTAGATTCATTTAAGAAAAATTTCAAATCGCTAGGCAATGCCTCAATAATAATAGGCAGGGACGGCACAGGGTTGACAAAGGAAGAATTGGGGCTTTGCGATGCATCCATCTATATTCCTGGGAATAAAGAGTACCAGACATTGAACATATCCCATGCAGTCTCAATAATACTATATGAGTTGACCAAAGGCAAGTTTGATGATAATTTATTAAGTACAAAATATGCCAATACAAAAGATATAACCTCTGTAAGCTATCTTTTCAAGGAGTTTTTAAAGAATAACCACCATATCAGGAATAAACCGAAAGTAGCGTCTGTTTTCATGCATATAATAAAAAGGTCTTACCCTACAAAAGAAGAAGTAAACACATTAAAATCAGCATTTACAAAAAGGAAAAGTAAAAAATAAATTATTGAGGTTTTTTCTTTTTGATTATCTTAACCTTTGCAGGAGTGATAATTATCTTTCCAGTATCAATCCTACCAACATCTCCATCTATCTTGTTTACGTAATCCTTTATCTTGTCCACAAGATCCTTCAATGTTTTAGGTCTTGCCGACATAGAAGATATATCTAAAAGCAATATATTCTTTTTGTTAAGCTCATCCTCAATTGCAGCCAAATCATCTTCACTCTCTAGATTAAGGGGTTTAACATAGAAATCTGCAGGTTCGTTTAAAACATCTACATTTTCCATCTCTTGAGAATTCATGTAATCCTCTATATTTATCTCTTTTGAAACTCCAAGGTCCTTCCCTAGCTTGCCGAATAGACTCATATAATCACCACTATATACCTATTTGATATTGCATATTATTATTTTTAATACTTTCTATTTACGAGTGACTACCGATATCAATGCAAGCCTAAACCATATAGAGCGATAATTCAGGCAAGATAACCGGTTAACCAGTAAGTTTAAAAATATTAATTATTTATATTAAACCAATGATTAAAATAAAGAGGGTATACGATAGAATAGATATCCATGATGGAACTAGGATACTCGTAGACCGATTATGGCCACGTGGAGTAAGGCGAAGCAGTGCAAATATAGATTTATGGCTTAAAAATGTTGGCCCCAGTGATGATTTAAGGAAGTGGTTCAGCCATGAACCAGACAAGTGGCCCGAATTCAAAAAACGATATATAAGTGAATTAAAAACAAATCCCGTTTTTGATAAATTATTGGATATAGCGATGACAACAGACCCAATAACCCTTTTATATGCAACAAAAGATCCTGATAAAAACAATGCAGCAGTATTAATGGAGCAACTGAATATCAGGATCAAAAAGATTCAATCATTGACATATCCTGAAAAATAATCTAATCCTTAATTTGTAATTTAATTTATTCCCTCTATAAGCCTAACATGCTCCTTCATCATACACCTATTCATGACAAATAGAATCCCATTATCCTCAGCGTATTTCTCAGCACTTTCGTTGAATATGCCTTCCTGCAGCCAAAGTGCTTTTGCGCCTATGGAATGTGCCTCTTTTGCAATTTCCAATGCCTCAGATCCAGGCCTAAAGACGTCAACGACATCTACCTTAAATGGTATATCAAGCAAAGAGGGATAGGATTTTTCACCGAGTATCTCATCAGCATTAGGATTTACAGGCACTATCTTGTAACCCGCCTCCTGCATGTATTTAGGAATATCATGTGAAGGTTTCCCTTCTTCCCGTGAACAGCCAACAACAGCTATAACCTTGAAATTACCTAATATAAATCTCTCTCTTTCATCATCACTGCCAAATTCCATCAAATCAATATCTAGTGTATAAAAATGCATTTAATAGTATCTTATAAATAATATGCTGATGGAAGTAATAATAGATACAAGTTCATTGGTATTCAGCGCCAGAAATAAATGTGATATAATAAGCCGTATAAATAGCGAAATCCCTAATGCTGAAATATGTGTTTCAAAAGGGGTAATACGTGAATTAGAAGGAATATCAAAAGGAAATGGGGGGAATTCAATAGCGGCAAGAACTGCCATAGAAATACTTAAAAATAAAAAGGTTAAAGTATATAACAATAATGAATACGTTGATCAATGGATATACAACCATGCCTTAGAAAATAAGACCCAGGGCATTGGACAGGTAATAGTTACCAACGACACAGAAATCTATAATAGGATAAAATCAGAAAAAATAACAGTCAAAAAGTCTACAATTAAATGCTTTTTAAAATAATTTGGTGAAAAAATGTATAAAGTTTTCTCAGTAACTGATAATTTTAAGCTACCTCCATCTGAATTCGGAAATGATATAAATAAGGTGGCAACACACATATTGCAGGAAAAATATGAAGGCCTGCTAGATCCTGATGTTGGGATAGTACTGGCCATCTATGGAATCAAGGACATCAGCGATGGAATAATATATCCTGGAGATGCTTCAACACACCATAAAGTGAACTTCAGCATATTGACATACAAACCAGAGGTAGATGAAGTAGACATAGGAATAGTTACAGAGCTAGTCGATTTTGGAGCATTTGTAAGGATGGGGCCTATAGATGGATTAGTCCACGTATCCCAGATAACTGACGATTTTATCTCATTGGACAAGAAGGTAAATTCATTTGTATCAAAGAATAGCGGCAAGTCGCTTAAGAAAGACGATATTGTATACACAAAGATATCAACTATAAGTATGAAGAAATCTATAAAGGATTCAAGGATAGCATTAACCATGAAGCCGTATGGATTGGGCAAGGTTGAATGGATTTTGGCTGGATCAAAGAAAAAGGAATCTCCAAAGGGGGGAAAGCCAGCAGTTGCAGCAAAATCTTCTAAAAAGTAATAAAAGAGGTATTGAAAATGGATGAATTAGCGTGTAGAAATTGCAAGTTTATAATAAGCAGCCATAGCTCAAAGTGCCCAATATGTGGCTCTGATGATTTGACTTCAAAATGGAGCGGTTATATAATAATGCTAAATGTAGATAAATCAGAATTGGCCAAAACATCCAATATAAAAACAAATGGGGTATATGCAATTAGCATAAGGGACTGATTTTTAAAGCATTTAAAGAATTGGATTTCTTCCCTTATAAACTGGATTTATATATAAAAATAAGAATTAAATCCCTGCCTTTCAGGGATCAATCAACTTCTGAAATTAGCTTGCTTCTTCTTCATTGTGCTCTGTGTCGCTGTTTTCCTCACTTGCATTGCTTTCTGCAGAATTTTCGTATTCCTCGACCACATTCATCTTAGTGATCCCATCCACATAAGCAAATATTGCCGACAAAGCGTTTGCCTTTCCTATAAAATAATCCGCATTCTTCTTGAACTTTGGATCATAATAAAGCACAAATTTATCACCTTCCTTCTCTACACGCGATGGCTGTACACTATAGGTCTTTGCAAGCCCCTCTATCTTTTCTTTTTCATCCTTAAGCTGTCTTACAACTTCAACCTCATATTTGATGCTCTTTCCTGCATCCGGGTGGTTCCTGTCAACTACTACTCTGCCTGAGCCAACACTTACCACTGTTGCTACTGAATTATCGAGATTTATCTGCATTCCCGGCTGTGGGTCTATCTTATTCTCCCTGAACTGGGAGATTGGCATTACACCTATAAGGTCCTTCCTGCGCTCTCCAAAAGCATCTTTTGGCTCTAACGTGAAGGTCTTAGATTCGCCTTCATTCATATTCATCAATTCCTTTTCCAATCCTGGTACGACTGCATGCGACCCCAATATTATCAAGGTAGGCCCGTAATTAACATGTTCATCGTAAATATCTGCCTCTTTAGCTTTGTCCTTGTAAGTTGTCGATAGGACGTTTCCCTTTTCTGCATCATACGCTGTATAATTTATCTCTACAAAATCTTTTTCCTTGAAACTCATATTAATCACTTGCTGCAAAACAAAGACTTTTATTAATTAAAGTCATAAATATTCTTATGACATCCTATTTAAATCTTATTATCGCATTTATAAAAATGTATTGAATTATCCTAAGAGTTATACAGGATTGAACAAATTTATAAATATTTAAACTTATGATAAGAGAATGTCGTAAACCCTTATTAGGTGCATTGCCATATGAATGAAAAAAGCAAGAAAGTCATAATGTTGGTTGTATCAATAGTCATAGCTATGACATTCATAAGCTCTTATCTGAATTCCGACTTCAATTCAACAACCCCTACAGCCCCATCAAAATCTGCAGTGAAATTACAACCTGTGCCATTTTTTGGATCTGCAAATGCTATAATAAGGAATTATACCTCTTCGCTATACGTCTATGAGAATACCACAGATGTAACTAATGCATCGAAATTAACCTCTTTAAATAGCAGCTTGTCATCAGCCCTAAATGTAATACCAAGCTATGGAGAGACCAGCCTGCCAAATGGATATTATCTAAGATTAACGGGAAGTGCAGTATCTGCATCCCAGACTTTGAAAAAAGAGTTTGGCAATGAAATCATACTAAAATCAGATGCGTTGGTAAATATAATAGGAAATTATACATCCTCATTATATGTGTATGAGAATGTCACAGGTGCATCCAACCTAACCAGCTTAAACAGCAATCTAGCGTCTGCCTTTATTGCATTGGGAATAAATGACGAGTATCCAATTAAAAATGGGTATGATATCATAAAAGTCGGCAGCGTAAATAATATAACCGAATCATTAAGAAAAGAATTTGGCAATAAAATCATACTAAAGCCAACCATAACGGTTGATGCGGTCCCAATGACGTACTCGTCAAAATATGGAGATATAGGGATATACTTCAACGCCACTACTTTATACACACTAGATAACGTTTCAATATCAGCAGTCAATAGCACTATACCAGTAAGTATAATAGCTACTGTTACAGATAATGACAAACCTTACCAAGTGGTGCTTAAACCTATAGAATGAACAAGGTAACCTTCATGGTGAATCTAAGAGATATAGTTTACGAGTACGCAATTAAAAATGCATTTTCTTATGGAAAAGCTAATTTTGGGAGTGTACTAAGCAAGGCAATATCAAAAGTGCCAGAGTCAAAGAAAGATATGCAATTGCTGAAGGACACAGTAAATGAGGTAGTCAATTCCGTCAATGCAATGAGCAAAGAGGATATTAATAGAGAATATTCTAAATATGCTGACATATTCGAAAAAGAATACCAAGAGAAGTTAGAAACCACATCAAAAGCAAATATAAAAATAGAAGGTGCCGAGAAAGGCAACGTTATTACCAGATTTCCTCCAGAACCCGGTGGATATATACATATAGGAAATGCCAAACAGTGCATATTGAGCGACGAAATATCAAAGCTTTACGACGGCAAAATATACCTCTACTGGGACGATACGAATCCAGAAAAATGCAAGGAGCAGTATATCTCAAGCATAAAGGAGGACACTGCCTGGCTAGGGATAAAGTTTGACAAAGAATACTATGCAAGCGACAACATAGATAAGATATACGATTACGGGAGGAAACTTATTACTGATGGCAACGCATATGTATGCGGCTGCAGCCCTGAAGAAATCAACAATAATCGGCGCAATGGAATCGAATGCAAAGATCGGCTAAGGCCCACAGAAGAAAATAGGGAGCTTTTCGAAAAGATGATAAGTGGCGATGTGGAAGGAGGAAAGCTGATAGTTAGATTTAAGGGAGATATGAAATCAGAAAATTCTGCGATGAGGGACCCAACATTATTTAGGATAAATAAAGCGCCCCATTACCGGCAAGGCACAAAGTATTCAGTTTGGCCGACTTACCATATGAATACACCAATCCTAGATTCTATAAATGGCATAACCGATGCGATAAGAAGCAAAGAGTACGAGGTATGGGATTCAGTAGACAAAAAACTAATTTCATGTTTGGGGTTAAGGCAACCACGCATCCATTATGAAGCAAGGCTGAATATAGAGGGGACTATAACGAAGAAAAGACTTATAAGGGAATTTATAAACAAGGGATACATAAAGGAGTGGGATGACCCAAGGTTAGTCACGATATCTGCATTGAAAAGAAGAGGAATACTGCCCGAAGCTATAAAGAATTTCATCCTTAAATTTGGAATGAGCAGAAATGATACAACAGTAAAGATGGATATGCTTTTATCAGAAAACAAGAGGATATTAGAGCCAACAGTGCCCCACCTATTTTTCATCTCCAATCCACTCGAGCTACAAGTAGATGGAATTGATGCAGCACCAAAACTCAAACTCAACCCTAACGACAAGCAAAATCCAGCATACAGGGAGTACCCCAAAGACGATAAATTTTACATATCAAAAAATTCAATTTCCGATCTAGCAATAGGCAGCACGGTAAAGCTAAAGGATTTTATAAATCTGCAGCTGGTATCAATAGAAGACAAGAAAGTAACCGCCAAAGCCTTGGACGGCAAAGAACATTTCGATAAAATAATAACATGGACACCTTACAACGGGAAGGCTGCAAGTTCTATTCTAATACCTGGAGAAATAGTAGACAAAGCCGAAAATTATATACCAGAAAGCATCAAATACGTGGAAGGATATGCTGAAGGATATGCAACCGAATTAAAAGTTGGGGATATAGTATTATTTGAAAAATTCGGTTACTGCCGGCTAGATAAGATAAGCGAAGGCAAGTACGATTTTATATTTACTTCCGGCTGATTATTTCTTCTTTAGAACGGCAAACATATGAAGCTTGTCAAATGGATTAATGTCTATCTTTTCCACTATGTCAAAAACATCTTTTAGTTTTCGAAGCTCGTCTTCAAAAACATCCTCAGGTTTCCTGCCGACATCAATGCTTTGTGATTTTATTATGAAGTAAGCAATGCCGCCTTTTTTTAGGAAAATGCTGTTTGCTTTCAGTATACCTGATTGGTCTCTTGCGGAGACATCCTGGTATATCACATCACAGCTTTCCTCCTTTACGAGATTTTTGTAATTATCTATTGCCATAGCATCGCTCAATATGGGAAGCATATTGTGCCTCAGTTCACACAGATTCAAAAATTCACGCATGCTCCTTTTCGATATCTCTACACCATACAGTCTTCCATTAGCGCCTATTATATCGCTAACATGGCTCGAGGTAGTCCCTGTTGACACACCCAAGTAAAGCACGTGTGTACCTCCCTTTATCGCTATGGTTTTAAGCCCTTTCAGTATTGCGGCTGCCAATTTGCTCCTGTAAGGATTCCAGAGCCTGTATTCTATATTGTCTTTTTGTATTAGTTCCTCTCCATATACACGGTGACCGGTTATAAGATTTTTCGTCGCAAGCCTGCCATCTACTTTGAATATGCTATCTGATATATTAATAAATTCCATAAAACTACCTTAAAAAATAAAGGTATAAAAATTTAATATAACTATTTGTAATTAGCGCATTTCTCAAATCTATAATCGTGTTTAATATGGTGGAAGATATATTCATAAACAAATTTCTGGCAGACATGATCAATCTTACAAATACTACAGATACTGAGTATGGTTTAAAGGACTATCTTTCCAGGATGTTTGGCATAGAGAATATAACTGTAAAGATGTTTGATACTGAAAGATTCAACCAAAGCTCACTTGAAGCTTACATTTCCAACACGAAGAAAAGTTACATAGACAACGAAATAAATGAGTATTCTGCATTCCCCGAATTGCTTAACTACCGCAATAATGGGTATAGCAGCTGTCTTATTGCACCAATAAAGGTGGACAATAGGGTTATAGGAGAAGTAAACCTGTTTTCCACACATCCAAATAAATTCACCCCAGACATATCAAGCCTTATAGAGTTGAGCGTCACCCTTTTTGGTCTTAACTTGTATTATAGTTCTGAAAAGAAGAAAGTAGAGCGGATAACAAGCTACTTTGATGCATCATTTAACTCATCAGTCCCTCAGGCATTAGTCAACTCAGCAGGAGATATCCTGAAGTTCAATAAGCAATTCGTAAATCTAATAGGAAGTTATCCAGAGGACAAGAAAATAGCAAGCGCAATAGGGGTGAACTTTTCGGACCTGTATGATCTTACAGATGGAAAATACATCCAGAAAGCAATAAAAAATGGCAAACCTGTTAGAATAAACTCATACAAGATAAGGGATTCTCTGATACATATAACATTAATCGATCAATCAGAGCATGAACTACTTAGCTCTATAAATTCCGCAATCAACCTGCAAAACCAATTCTTGATTCTAATATTGGACGATAAATTGGATATAAGAAATTTTGCAGGATCTCTATATGACAAGTTCAATGAGATACATGACCTGTTGACCGGAAAAAACCTAAATAGCTTCGTAGGAGAGGCTAATGGAAAGCTGATTGACGAGTCTCTAAAAAATCAGCAGTCCTTCAAATCTACCTTGCAAATTGAATTCCCAAACAAGTCAATAAATGGGAGGATATCAATAGAAAAATGTTCAATGGGCTATGCGGCGATGATAACCAACATAGAGAAAGAGCTGTATGCAGAAAACCTTGATAATACCTTAGACGATTTCATAAACACAACAACGGACATGATAATAAAGGTTAATGAATTTGGCTATATAGAAGACTGCAATGATCCCACTGTAAAAAACCTTGGTTATCCGGATAAATCCGGCTTAATAGGAAAGGAAATAAAATCGATATACTACGAGGGAGATTTAGAAACTTTCGATACAAATTTCTCATTTATCCGCAAAGGGGAGCCGATAAACTCGATAAGCTCCAACATGATAAAAAGGGATGGAGATTCAATACCTGTAATTTACTCAATAAGAAGGATTGATGACAAATCCAGCCAAAAATATATTTTAATAATACATAGCTTGGAGACTAAAAGGGAGCTCCAAGACATGGAGAGCAAACTTCACAAATCAGATATCCAAGCAAAGCACTTCAAGAGTGCAAGTGACCTAAAGTCAGAGTTCATATATGACATAACCCATGAGCTTAAGACCCCTCTGACAAATATAAAGGGATTTGCCAAGCTGATGAAAGACGGAGAATTCGGACAGATCAATGAAGACCAAGCCAGTTATCTAGATACAATACTTGAAGAATCTGATAGGCTTATGCTCATAATATCACAAGTCCTCGATGCGGCGAAGTTGGAGGCAGACAAGGTAAAGCTGGATGTAAGAGAGGTTAACCTAAAGGAGCTCTACTCAAACCCTAGCAT is a genomic window containing:
- a CDS encoding CoA-binding protein, with translation MEFGSDDERERFILGNFKVIAVVGCSREEGKPSHDIPKYMQEAGYKIVPVNPNADEILGEKSYPSLLDIPFKVDVVDVFRPGSEALEIAKEAHSIGAKALWLQEGIFNESAEKYAEDNGILFVMNRCMMKEHVRLIEGIN
- a CDS encoding CPBP family intramembrane glutamic endopeptidase; translation: MDTQNSSTKKAKRRSNRSDLPLESSKPNHNEACPNEAIEKQGKDSYKARYIFYFFSILLISIAIASVVLYYDSILSNNSADIISTISISLLFPSIVISYMMAKGNNISGIIKSLGLSRDKLNFKYIIIGIVLFAAIMGLDLAFSSIAAYLHISFPTNVKQVFSGMPLYFLIFSFTVAPIDEEILFRGFLVPRIGVIQSAFLFAILHFGYGSISEILFAFIFGLMAGYAFKRTKSLYISIIGHILVNMLTIILLFVI
- the spt4 gene encoding transcription elongation factor subunit Spt4 — protein: MDELACRNCKFIISSHSSKCPICGSDDLTSKWSGYIIMLNVDKSELAKTSNIKTNGVYAISIRD
- a CDS encoding 30S ribosomal protein S27ae; translation: MANDKENKKFKAYSSGKMCPKCNSKMASHKDRYACGKCGYTEFKHKEGEKKE
- a CDS encoding RNA-guided endonuclease InsQ/TnpB family protein, producing the protein MELTRAYKFRIYPDTKRQSEIDERLILAQQFYNKILEKSIESYKNGEAKASMAQFNRFVKEIIQDDKRYLKLYSQTRCEIEYRLLKAYQNFFRRIKEGNRKAGFPRFKSRDRYKSITYPQYNGSFSIKRGRLRVSRIGTMRIELHRKIEGTIKTLSIKREGKDYYAIFTTANEIKIPQLEDTNPVGIDMGLHSFIAMSSGMKIEKPRFVRKRAKHLARWQRRIAKREKGSKRRENAKNHLQKEWEHVTEQSDDFSHKLSNKLVNSGYTSFAVEDLHIQNMAKNHNLAQAIYNASWNKFIQMLSYKAESAGMKVISVDERNTTQECSNCHCIREGGERLTLEDRVYNCNRCGMQLDRDVNASINILHRATTLGQRGSYAQGDMASAVQQELKSRIAELRTDKTHPLRDAVFA
- a CDS encoding cell division protein SepF, whose protein sequence is MSLFGKLGKDLGVSKEINIEDYMNSQEMENVDVLNEPADFYVKPLNLESEDDLAAIEDELNKKNILLLDISSMSARPKTLKDLVDKIKDYVNKIDGDVGRIDTGKIIITPAKVKIIKKKKPQ
- a CDS encoding DUF488 domain-containing protein, translating into MIKIKRVYDRIDIHDGTRILVDRLWPRGVRRSSANIDLWLKNVGPSDDLRKWFSHEPDKWPEFKKRYISELKTNPVFDKLLDIAMTTDPITLLYATKDPDKNNAAVLMEQLNIRIKKIQSLTYPEK
- a CDS encoding translation initiation factor IF-5A, which codes for MADGEIMKMTMKDIHVGRYIIIDGVPCKVVDIETSSPGKHGSAKMRVTAMGIFDGSKKTLLKPSDADADVPVIKKKKAQVVSISGNSAQIMDSETYEVYDLPIPEELDGKVVAGSEVEILEAMGKRAISKTV
- a CDS encoding DNA-directed RNA polymerase, with amino-acid sequence MYKVFSVTDNFKLPPSEFGNDINKVATHILQEKYEGLLDPDVGIVLAIYGIKDISDGIIYPGDASTHHKVNFSILTYKPEVDEVDIGIVTELVDFGAFVRMGPIDGLVHVSQITDDFISLDKKVNSFVSKNSGKSLKKDDIVYTKISTISMKKSIKDSRIALTMKPYGLGKVEWILAGSKKKESPKGGKPAVAAKSSKK
- a CDS encoding RNA methyltransferase encodes the protein MNAEEAHTACGWKDVTLILVGSEYQINLGYIARAAKNFGISEIRLVNPKCNHLGKQAIRFSKHARELLESAKIYQSLNDAIEGSDFVIGTTAIWHKAEEAKSNIYSLDSFKKNFKSLGNASIIIGRDGTGLTKEELGLCDASIYIPGNKEYQTLNISHAVSIILYELTKGKFDDNLLSTKYANTKDITSVSYLFKEFLKNNHHIRNKPKVASVFMHIIKRSYPTKEEVNTLKSAFTKRKSKK
- a CDS encoding 30S ribosomal protein S24e, yielding MELKIAKNEDNELFNRKNVTFNVIGYDATPSKEVVKEELCKKINALPDMTVIVNLSQESGMRRLNGMAHVYSNKEDIDKYERDYILKRSEKKNAKKEGEK
- a CDS encoding FKBP-type peptidyl-prolyl cis-trans isomerase translates to MSFKEKDFVEINYTAYDAEKGNVLSTTYKDKAKEADIYDEHVNYGPTLIILGSHAVVPGLEKELMNMNEGESKTFTLEPKDAFGERRKDLIGVMPISQFRENKIDPQPGMQINLDNSVATVVSVGSGRVVVDRNHPDAGKSIKYEVEVVRQLKDEKEKIEGLAKTYSVQPSRVEKEGDKFVLYYDPKFKKNADYFIGKANALSAIFAYVDGITKMNVVEEYENSAESNASEENSDTEHNEEEAS